A single Primulina eburnea isolate SZY01 chromosome 11, ASM2296580v1, whole genome shotgun sequence DNA region contains:
- the LOC140804695 gene encoding uncharacterized protein — translation MGHLCCNKQRVKRGLWSPEEDEKLVAHITKHGHACWSSIPRLAGLQRCGKSCRLRWINYLRPDLKRGSFTEQEETTIIDVHRILGNRWAQIAKHLPGRTDNEVKNFWNSCIKKKLIARGFDPNTHNLLSSSSNSTTANSKSRYPQQPYNNYSDPITRSSSCSNFTKDTPSTARFIVSNEQQHHPSRFTQLISCGASTTTNTNTATASAADCMLCYSKSDPPFGILNIDHNINTDDWDHHHSDVNAESTFHKQAADHDYDPLKLQPHQQNDISDQPLSGNLEDHNCRNITALFDFEFIDSLPLPSPVLYNGCSVNSMDDQVAWDYMPS, via the exons ATGGGTCATCTGTGTTGCAATAAACAGAGAGTCAAGAGGGGACTATGGTCTCCCGAAGAGGACGAAAAGCTCGTCGCGCATATCACTAAACATGGCCATGCTTGCTGGAGTTCGATTCCAAGATTAGCGG GGTTGCAAAGGTGCGGGAAGAGTTGCAGGTTGAGGTGGATAAATTACCTGAGACCCGACCTCAAGAGAGGATCCTTCACCGAGCAAGAGGAAACAACAATCATAGATGTGCACAGGATCTTAGGCAACAGATGGGCTCAAATAGCAAAGCACTTGCCCGGCAGGACCGACAACGAAGTCAAGAATTTCTGGAATTCTTGCATCAAGAAAAAGCTCATTGCTCGAGGCTTTGATCCCAACACTCACAATCTCCTCTCGTCTTCTTCTAATTCTACTACTGCTAATAGTAAAAGTCGATATCCTCAACAACCTTACAACAATTATTCCGATCCTATAACAAGATCAAGCTCGTGTTCTAACTTCACAAAGGATACTCCTTCTACTGCAAGATTTATAGTATCCAATGAGCAGCAGCACCACCCATCAAGATTTACCCAGCTCATCTCGTGTGGTGCCAGTACTACTACGAATACTAACACTGCTACTGCTTCTGCTGCTGACTGTATGTTGTGCTACTCCAAATCAGATCCACCCTTTGGAATCTTGAATATTGACCACAACATTAACACTGATGATTGGGATCATCATCATAGCGACGTTAACGCCGAGTCGACATTTCATAAACAGGCAGCAGATCATGATTATGACCCATTAAAGTTGCAACCGCATCAGCAAAACGATATTTCTGATCAACCGCTCTCTGGAAATCTTGAGGATCATAACTGCAGGAATATTACTGCATTATTCGATTTTGAGTTCATTGATTCTTTGCCATTGCCTTCTCCTGTACTATACAATGGATGTAGTGTAAACTCTATGGACGATCAGGTTGCTTGGGACTACATGCCTAGCTAA